In Tenacibaculum pacificus, a single window of DNA contains:
- the htpG gene encoding molecular chaperone HtpG: MSKGSINVSVENIFPLIKKFLYSDHEIFLRELISNGTDATTKLKHLISIGEAKTELGDAKIEISIDKEAKTITIKDQGLGMTADEVEKYINQIAFSGAEEFLDKYKDDKNETGVIGHFGLGFYSAFMVAHKVELISKSFKDAPAAHWTCDGSPEFTLVEHDKADRGTEIILHVADDSLEFLEEAKIGGLLNKYNRFNQVPIKFGTNKINDPEFTPSTTTDADGKETTEPHRQIEVDNIINNTNPAWTKAPADLNDEDYTNFYKELYPTQFEESLFHIHLNVDYPFNLTGILFFPKLTQSLDMQKDKIQLYQNQVYVTDNVEGIVPDFLQMLKGVIDSPDIPLNVSRSGLQADGAVKKISGYITKKVADKLSSLFKKDRADFEQKWNDIKVIIEYGMLSEDKFMDKAKKFALYPTVADTYFTFDELVEKTKDNQTDKDGNHIVLYTSNKEAQHSYIQEATAKGYEVVVLDSPIVSHLMQKLETSGETKVQFVRVDSDFIDNLIKKDEAVISKLTDEEKEALKPVIEGVIASQTYTVQLEAMDSASSPFIITVPEFMRRMKEMQASGGGGGMMGMGNLPEMYNLVVNTNSPLVSEILNADEDKKADLITQAFDLAKLSQNLLHGEALTNFIKRSYELIK, from the coding sequence ATGAGCAAAGGAAGTATTAATGTGTCGGTAGAAAATATATTTCCACTGATTAAAAAGTTCTTGTATTCTGATCACGAAATTTTTTTACGTGAGTTAATATCAAACGGAACAGATGCAACTACTAAATTAAAGCACTTAATTTCTATTGGTGAAGCTAAAACCGAATTAGGAGATGCTAAAATTGAAATTAGTATTGATAAAGAAGCTAAAACAATTACAATTAAAGATCAAGGTTTAGGAATGACTGCTGATGAAGTTGAAAAATACATCAACCAAATTGCGTTTTCTGGAGCTGAGGAATTTTTAGACAAATACAAAGATGATAAAAACGAAACTGGTGTAATTGGACACTTTGGTTTAGGTTTTTATTCTGCTTTTATGGTAGCTCATAAAGTAGAATTAATTTCTAAATCTTTTAAAGATGCTCCTGCTGCTCATTGGACTTGTGATGGTTCTCCTGAATTTACTTTAGTTGAGCATGATAAAGCTGACAGAGGTACAGAAATTATTTTACACGTTGCTGATGATTCTTTAGAGTTTTTAGAAGAAGCTAAAATTGGTGGTTTATTAAACAAATACAATCGTTTTAACCAAGTGCCAATTAAATTTGGAACTAACAAAATAAACGACCCTGAATTTACTCCTTCAACTACTACAGATGCTGATGGTAAAGAAACTACTGAACCTCACAGACAAATTGAAGTTGATAACATTATCAACAACACAAACCCAGCTTGGACAAAAGCACCTGCTGATTTAAATGATGAAGATTATACTAACTTTTACAAAGAGTTATATCCTACTCAATTTGAAGAATCTTTATTTCACATTCATTTAAATGTAGATTATCCGTTTAACTTAACAGGAATTTTATTCTTCCCTAAGTTAACGCAGAGTTTAGATATGCAAAAGGATAAAATCCAATTATATCAAAACCAAGTTTATGTAACTGATAACGTTGAAGGAATTGTTCCTGACTTTTTACAGATGTTAAAAGGTGTTATCGATTCTCCTGATATTCCTTTAAATGTTTCTCGTTCTGGTTTACAAGCTGACGGAGCTGTAAAGAAAATTTCTGGTTATATTACTAAAAAAGTTGCTGATAAATTAAGTTCTTTATTCAAAAAAGATAGAGCTGATTTTGAGCAAAAATGGAATGATATTAAAGTAATTATCGAATACGGAATGTTATCGGAAGATAAATTTATGGATAAAGCTAAGAAATTTGCTTTATATCCAACTGTTGCAGATACATACTTTACTTTTGATGAATTAGTTGAAAAAACTAAAGATAATCAAACTGATAAAGATGGAAATCACATCGTTTTATATACTTCTAATAAAGAAGCACAACACAGTTATATTCAAGAAGCTACAGCTAAAGGATACGAAGTTGTTGTTTTAGATTCTCCTATTGTAAGTCACTTAATGCAAAAATTAGAAACTTCTGGAGAAACTAAAGTTCAGTTTGTTCGTGTAGATTCTGATTTTATTGATAACTTAATCAAAAAAGATGAAGCGGTTATTTCTAAATTAACTGATGAAGAAAAAGAAGCTTTAAAACCTGTTATTGAAGGTGTAATTGCATCACAAACTTATACTGTTCAATTAGAAGCTATGGATTCTGCTTCGTCTCCATTTATAATTACAGTACCTGAGTTTATGCGTAGAATGAAAGAAATGCAAGCTTCTGGTGGTGGAGGTGGAATGATGGGAATGGGTAATTTACCTGAAATGTATAACTTAGTTGTGAATACAAATTCTCCATTAGTTTCTGAAATTTTAAATGCTGATGAAGACAAAAAAGCAGATTTAATTACGCAAGCTTTCGATTTAGCTAAATTATCTCAAAACTTATTACATGGTGAGGCTTTAACTAACTTTATCAAACGTTCTTACGAACTTATTAAGTAA
- a CDS encoding IS3 family transposase, with product MAQNISRRDSKKEAKPFKRKWLIQCFGISKQAFYKRLKSYQIKQNNELILTQLVKQCRDRIGQKLGAKKLYHQLKIDIDKKGIKIGRDKFYNFLRSHRLLVPRTKNYHITTNSKHHFYKYKNLVSNKIPTRAEQLWVTDITYIKTEKGHNYLALVTDAYSKKIMGYKLDTHMRTSLCIDALKMAIKNRKYPNEKLIHHSDRGLQYCNPTYTLFAEKNGLIMSMTEKYDPYENAIAERINRTLKYEYGLKLTIKNTILAKKITKSAINIYNNLRPHLSLDLNTPKKVHINQNIEYKSYRRNKKNLELLTL from the coding sequence ATTGCCCAAAACATTAGCAGAAGAGATTCAAAAAAAGAAGCAAAACCGTTTAAAAGAAAATGGTTAATTCAATGTTTTGGGATTAGTAAACAGGCCTTTTACAAACGATTAAAATCTTATCAAATAAAGCAAAATAACGAACTTATATTAACACAATTAGTCAAACAATGTCGTGATAGAATTGGTCAGAAATTAGGGGCTAAAAAACTATATCATCAATTAAAAATTGATATCGATAAAAAAGGAATAAAAATAGGGCGAGACAAGTTCTATAATTTCTTAAGAAGCCATAGATTACTAGTACCTAGAACAAAAAACTATCATATTACAACGAATTCTAAACATCATTTTTATAAGTATAAAAACCTTGTATCAAACAAAATCCCGACAAGAGCGGAACAACTTTGGGTAACAGATATTACCTATATAAAAACAGAAAAAGGTCATAATTATTTAGCTTTAGTAACAGATGCATATTCTAAGAAAATAATGGGGTATAAATTAGACACACATATGAGAACATCGCTTTGTATAGATGCACTCAAAATGGCTATCAAAAATCGAAAATATCCGAATGAAAAACTAATTCATCATTCAGATAGAGGACTACAATATTGCAATCCGACTTATACCCTATTTGCTGAAAAAAATGGTTTAATTATGAGTATGACTGAAAAATATGATCCATATGAAAATGCTATCGCTGAAAGAATTAATAGAACTTTAAAATATGAATATGGTTTGAAACTAACAATTAAAAACACTATTTTAGCAAAGAAAATTACAAAAAGTGCTATTAATATTTATAACAACCTTCGTCCACATTTAAGTCTCGATTTAAATACTCCTAAGAAGGTTCATATAAATCAAAATATCGAATATAAATCATATCGAAGAAATAAAAAAAATCTGGAATTATTAACCTTATAA
- a CDS encoding helix-turn-helix domain-containing protein, which translates to MDTKTKLPCRKKNYNKVGFELKLFIIDQIHNGRISVNYAAKKYDISRATIQYWIKKYSTFEQKKLGMSKQDEIKKLKEKIEELEFVKDFQQDIIADMEIITGVDMSKKSLPKTLAEEIQKKKQNRLKENG; encoded by the coding sequence ATGGACACAAAGACAAAACTACCCTGCCGAAAAAAGAACTACAATAAAGTAGGTTTTGAACTCAAATTATTCATCATTGACCAAATTCATAATGGACGTATTTCTGTTAATTACGCCGCTAAAAAATACGATATTTCTAGAGCTACAATTCAGTACTGGATCAAAAAATATAGTACTTTTGAACAAAAAAAATTAGGCATGAGTAAACAAGATGAAATCAAAAAACTCAAAGAGAAAATTGAAGAACTAGAATTTGTAAAAGATTTTCAACAAGATATTATCGCTGATATGGAAATCATTACTGGTGTCGATATGTCAAAAAAGTCATTGCCCAAAACATTAGCAGAAGAGATTCAAAAAAAGAAGCAAAACCGTTTAAAAGAAAATGGTTAA
- a CDS encoding 3-oxoacyl-ACP synthase III family protein, producing the protein MYSSKITGLGHYVPENVVTNNDLTAFMDTSDEWIKERTGIEERRWIDPKTDDTTAVMGAKASRIAIDRAGLTKDDIDFIVFATLSPDMYFPGGGVQVQNMLDMPTIGALDVRNQCSGFIYAMSVADQFIKTGMYKNILVIGAENHSGGLDKSTRGRNVSVIFGDGAGAAVLSRCEEEGKGILSSHLHSEGKHAKELVLEGPSTSRWVPEILDKNDPEDISYYPYMNGQFVFKHAVTRFSEAIIEGLEANNLQKDAIDMLIPHQANLRIAQFIQKKFQLSDDKVYNNIMKYGNTTAASVIIALTEAWEKGKIKDNDLVVLAAFGSGFTWGSVIIRW; encoded by the coding sequence ATGTACAGTTCAAAAATAACAGGCTTAGGACATTATGTGCCAGAAAATGTAGTTACAAATAATGATTTAACTGCTTTTATGGATACTTCTGATGAATGGATTAAAGAAAGAACTGGTATTGAAGAACGCCGTTGGATAGATCCTAAAACAGATGACACTACTGCTGTTATGGGTGCAAAAGCTTCTAGAATAGCAATTGATCGTGCTGGTTTAACAAAAGATGATATTGATTTTATTGTTTTTGCAACGTTAAGCCCAGATATGTATTTTCCTGGAGGAGGCGTACAAGTTCAAAATATGTTAGATATGCCTACAATTGGTGCGTTAGATGTTCGTAATCAATGTTCGGGTTTTATTTATGCGATGTCAGTTGCCGACCAATTTATAAAAACAGGAATGTATAAGAATATTTTAGTGATTGGTGCTGAAAATCATTCTGGTGGTTTAGATAAATCAACTAGAGGAAGAAACGTTTCTGTAATTTTTGGTGATGGGGCAGGAGCTGCTGTTTTATCGAGATGTGAAGAGGAAGGAAAAGGAATTTTATCTTCTCATTTACATTCAGAGGGAAAACACGCTAAAGAATTGGTTTTAGAAGGACCATCAACAAGTCGTTGGGTTCCTGAAATTTTAGATAAAAATGATCCTGAAGATATTTCTTACTATCCTTATATGAACGGACAATTTGTGTTTAAACACGCTGTAACACGTTTTTCTGAAGCAATTATAGAAGGATTAGAAGCTAACAATTTGCAGAAAGATGCTATTGATATGTTAATTCCGCATCAAGCAAATTTACGTATTGCTCAGTTTATTCAAAAGAAATTTCAACTTTCTGATGATAAAGTATATAATAATATCATGAAATATGGAAATACTACTGCGGCTTCTGTAATTATTGCTTTAACCGAAGCTTGGGAAAAAGGAAAAATTAAAGACAATGATTTAGTCGTTTTAGCTGCTTTTGGTAGTGGATTCACTTGGGGGTCTGTTATTATTCGTTGGTAG
- a CDS encoding outer membrane beta-barrel family protein, with translation MNYKTGKVNFYTNLGYNGGKRHNYGAIVRIGEGASSQNFIFDNDRESFLVKLGADIYINDKNTLSFYTTQNRTNGFNDGSVKIYDLTNTLNQNSPNTSDNDNSSGSYNMNYKIDFNQEGHNLEFEATYSDSENDEDATNDETIILATDPEYKFLNYFNTIKNKGNNTLINLDYTKPISKNGKLELGLEYRTNETKNNNNTDQDGYKVDTNGNLVLDSSDAPIIEAIGKSAFSYNRDIFSGYINYGHKFDKLTMQLGARIEQYDVKGSFTNKNETKPYTDNIFSIYPSAFFTFNPSEKNQYQLSYSRRVDRPSISQVNPIREWSTPLITSVGNPDLKPQFTNSFELNYTREIKGGSLTFGTFYRKVTDEISTILYKDPSDNNNTKQIKSDQNFDGNDRYGFEMSSNYRITKWWSTNASLDLYSQKLKGLVSNVEKEVENTAFNARLSNSFSASKKLKFQLFAMYRGANKNLQFNIDPMWMINTGASYKILKGKGSLSFKVNDIFKGVKFRFNSTDPYTQTGQFNWESRTAYLGFNYRFGGGKNKAKRRRNRDNNEKQGGGFM, from the coding sequence TTGAATTATAAAACTGGTAAAGTTAATTTTTATACAAACTTAGGATACAACGGAGGTAAACGTCATAATTATGGTGCAATTGTAAGAATAGGAGAAGGAGCTTCTAGTCAAAATTTTATTTTTGATAATGATAGAGAATCATTTTTAGTAAAACTTGGTGCTGATATTTATATTAATGATAAAAACACTTTATCATTTTATACTACTCAAAACAGAACGAATGGTTTTAATGACGGTTCTGTAAAAATATATGACTTAACAAATACGCTTAATCAAAATTCGCCTAATACTTCTGATAATGATAATAGCTCAGGAAGTTATAATATGAATTATAAAATCGACTTTAACCAAGAAGGTCATAATTTAGAATTTGAAGCAACTTATTCTGATTCAGAAAATGATGAAGATGCTACAAATGATGAAACTATTATACTAGCAACTGACCCTGAATATAAATTTTTAAATTATTTTAATACTATTAAAAACAAAGGTAATAACACCTTAATTAATCTTGATTATACAAAGCCAATATCAAAAAATGGTAAATTAGAACTTGGTTTAGAATACAGAACAAACGAAACTAAGAATAACAATAATACAGATCAAGATGGTTATAAAGTAGATACCAATGGTAATTTAGTGCTTGACTCTAGTGATGCGCCTATTATAGAGGCTATCGGAAAATCAGCATTTTCTTATAATAGAGATATTTTTTCTGGTTATATTAACTACGGACACAAGTTTGACAAATTAACCATGCAGTTAGGTGCTCGTATTGAACAATACGACGTAAAAGGAAGTTTTACCAATAAAAATGAAACTAAACCTTATACTGATAATATTTTTAGTATTTATCCTTCTGCTTTTTTCACTTTTAATCCATCAGAAAAAAATCAGTACCAATTAAGTTATAGTCGCAGAGTTGATAGACCTTCTATTAGTCAAGTAAATCCGATTAGAGAATGGAGTACTCCTTTAATTACTTCTGTTGGAAACCCTGATTTAAAACCTCAATTTACAAATTCATTTGAATTAAATTATACTAGAGAAATAAAAGGAGGTTCACTTACATTTGGAACATTTTACAGAAAAGTAACTGATGAGATATCAACTATTTTATACAAAGATCCTTCGGATAATAACAATACAAAACAAATAAAATCAGATCAGAATTTTGATGGAAATGATAGATATGGTTTTGAAATGTCTAGCAATTACAGAATTACAAAATGGTGGAGTACAAATGCTAGTTTAGATCTTTATTCACAAAAATTAAAAGGACTTGTTAGTAATGTTGAAAAAGAAGTAGAAAATACAGCTTTTAATGCTCGATTAAGTAATAGTTTTAGTGCTTCTAAAAAATTAAAATTTCAGTTATTCGCCATGTATCGAGGTGCTAACAAAAATTTACAATTTAATATTGATCCAATGTGGATGATAAATACAGGCGCTAGTTATAAAATTTTAAAAGGAAAAGGAAGTCTTTCATTTAAAGTAAATGATATTTTTAAAGGCGTGAAATTTCGTTTTAATTCAACAGATCCATATACACAAACAGGACAATTTAACTGGGAAAGTAGAACTGCTTACTTAGGTTTTAATTATCGATTTGGTGGAGGAAAAAACAAAGCTAAACGAAGAAGAAACAGAGATAATAACGAAAAACAAGGCGGTGGTTTTATGTAA
- a CDS encoding TonB-dependent receptor: protein MKKLLLLILTVFSVNLFAQTPKKNLSKIGIVSGKVIDKVSKEALPYVNIIIKNTSDKILTGGITNDDGTFSIKNISEGKNTIEIQFIGYKTVSKSITISNKNKKVSLGTISLSEDSTALDEVVVRAETSTVTQKIDRKVINVGKDLTSAGATASELLNNVQSVSVDSQSGEISLRGNSNVRVLVDGKPTNMSTAQLLQQIPSTSIKSIELITNPSAKYNPEGMSGIINIILNKGANTGFNGSINTGITQGENTRYNGSLNIEL from the coding sequence ATGAAAAAGTTACTACTACTAATTTTAACAGTATTTAGTGTCAATTTATTTGCTCAAACACCTAAAAAAAACCTCTCAAAAATTGGTATTGTTTCTGGTAAAGTGATTGACAAAGTATCAAAAGAAGCATTACCTTACGTAAACATCATAATTAAAAATACTTCTGATAAAATTTTAACTGGTGGAATTACAAATGATGATGGTACTTTTAGTATCAAAAATATATCCGAAGGAAAAAACACAATAGAAATTCAATTTATAGGATACAAAACAGTATCTAAATCAATTACTATTAGCAATAAAAACAAAAAAGTATCTTTAGGTACAATTTCTTTATCCGAAGATAGTACAGCTTTAGATGAAGTCGTAGTTCGTGCAGAAACATCTACTGTAACTCAAAAAATAGACAGAAAAGTAATTAATGTAGGTAAAGATTTAACCTCAGCAGGTGCAACAGCATCAGAGTTACTAAACAATGTACAATCTGTAAGTGTCGATAGTCAATCAGGAGAAATAAGTTTACGTGGAAATTCAAATGTTAGAGTTTTAGTTGACGGAAAACCAACCAATATGAGTACTGCTCAATTATTACAACAAATACCTTCTACATCGATTAAAAGTATTGAATTAATTACCAATCCATCAGCAAAATACAATCCTGAAGGAATGAGTGGAATTATCAATATTATTTTAAATAAAGGTGCTAATACAGGTTTTAACGGCTCAATTAATACAGGAATTACACAAGGAGAAAATACTCGTTATAATGGTTCTTTAAACATTGAATTATAA